One window from the genome of Spirochaetota bacterium encodes:
- the nuoF gene encoding NADH-quinone oxidoreductase subunit NuoF, whose product MDKLYRVNLLVCAGTSCVSGGSLLLRDALVEEIQKRGLQDEVAVETTGCNGFCAAGPLMIVYPDEIFYRQLKVEDVPFFVDEHLIKGRIVRKHLFEEYEQKQLVPKMSDIGFFKNQMLIALRNRGMINPDKIDEYIGTDGYLATAKALNDMPPEQIVDEVLKSGLRGRGGAGFPTGRKWQFCMNAKGDTKYILCNADEGDPGAFMDRSILESDPHSVLEGMIIGGKAIGANKGYIYVRAEYPLAIERLNTAIAQAEDYGLLGEDILGSGYNFNIELYHGAGAFVCGEETALMQSIEGKRGMPRPRPPFPANKGLWASPTVLNNVETYANVPRIILRGSEWFANIGTEKSKGTKVFALTGCVRNIGLIEVPMGTPLRTIVYDVGGGIPDYRKLKAVQIGGPSGGCLPNNFIDVPVDYESITKTGAIMGSGGMVVMDDTSCMVDVAKFFISFTADESCGKCTPCRVGTTILHNKLTDITEGRGKPSDIELLQHLSKNIISSSLCGLGQTAPNPILTTIKYFREEYETHINDKKCPAGVCRELIIFTIDEENCTGCGLCKRRCPQDAVIGEKKKPHSIDQSKCIKCRACYDACKFNAVVIT is encoded by the coding sequence ATGGATAAATTATATCGTGTAAATCTCCTGGTTTGTGCAGGAACAAGTTGTGTATCAGGTGGCTCTCTCTTGTTAAGAGATGCACTTGTAGAGGAAATCCAAAAAAGGGGATTGCAGGATGAGGTTGCAGTTGAGACAACCGGATGCAATGGATTTTGCGCAGCAGGACCGCTTATGATTGTTTATCCAGATGAGATATTCTATAGACAATTAAAAGTAGAAGATGTCCCCTTTTTCGTAGATGAACATCTAATCAAGGGACGTATTGTAAGAAAGCATCTCTTTGAAGAATATGAGCAGAAGCAGTTGGTCCCCAAGATGTCTGATATAGGTTTCTTCAAAAATCAAATGCTTATTGCGCTGCGAAACCGAGGAATGATAAATCCAGACAAGATCGATGAATACATTGGAACAGATGGATATTTAGCCACAGCAAAGGCATTAAATGATATGCCCCCTGAGCAAATAGTTGATGAAGTTTTGAAGTCAGGCTTACGAGGACGAGGCGGGGCTGGATTCCCGACAGGCCGTAAGTGGCAATTTTGTATGAATGCAAAGGGTGACACCAAGTATATTTTATGTAACGCTGATGAGGGTGATCCCGGAGCCTTTATGGACAGATCTATCCTAGAGAGCGACCCACATTCTGTCTTAGAGGGGATGATAATTGGAGGGAAAGCAATTGGCGCCAATAAGGGTTACATCTATGTCAGGGCAGAGTATCCCTTAGCTATTGAGCGATTGAATACAGCCATAGCGCAGGCAGAGGATTATGGTTTGTTGGGTGAAGATATTCTAGGAAGTGGATATAATTTTAATATTGAACTCTATCATGGAGCTGGAGCCTTTGTATGTGGAGAAGAGACCGCATTGATGCAATCCATTGAGGGCAAGAGGGGTATGCCCAGGCCGCGCCCACCATTTCCGGCCAATAAGGGATTATGGGCAAGCCCTACGGTCCTAAACAATGTAGAGACCTATGCTAATGTTCCTAGAATTATTTTAAGAGGTTCTGAATGGTTTGCAAACATTGGCACAGAGAAGAGTAAGGGCACCAAGGTATTTGCTCTAACTGGTTGTGTGAGAAACATTGGTCTAATTGAAGTACCCATGGGAACACCACTCAGAACCATTGTTTATGATGTTGGAGGAGGTATCCCAGACTATAGGAAGCTTAAGGCAGTACAGATTGGAGGTCCATCAGGAGGTTGTTTGCCAAATAACTTTATAGATGTTCCAGTTGATTACGAATCCATAACAAAGACTGGTGCCATTATGGGTTCCGGTGGTATGGTTGTAATGGATGATACCAGTTGTATGGTTGATGTTGCCAAGTTCTTCATATCATTTACGGCTGATGAATCCTGTGGCAAATGCACACCCTGTAGAGTAGGAACTACTATTTTGCATAATAAATTAACAGATATAACTGAGGGTAGAGGCAAACCAAGCGATATCGAACTTCTTCAACACCTATCTAAAAACATTATCTCTTCATCCCTCTGTGGCCTAGGACAGACAGCACCAAACCCAATTCTAACAACTATCAAATATTTCAGAGAAGAGTATGAAACTCACATTAACGATAAAAAGTGTCCAGCAGGTGTATGCCGCGAACTGATTATCTTTACAATAGATGAAGAAAACTGTACAGGTTGTGGATTATGTAAAAGAAGATGTCCCCAGGATGCAGTTATCGGTGAAAAGAAGAAACCTCATTCCATTGACCAGAGCAAGTGTATCAAGTGTAGAGCATGTTATGACGCATGTAAATTTAATGCCGTGGTAATTACATAA
- a CDS encoding CoA transferase → MSTMALDGVKVLEFAGFISGPYCSKLIADLGAEVIKLEDPKGGDDARGRGPFLGDMPHRERSGLFLYLNTNKMGITMDINTKRGREIFKEMIVEMDVLIEDNPPSVMKKLELSYQHLKEINPKLIMTSITPFGQTGPYRDYKAYNLNLSHVAGGGFMNPLGSSNYDREPIKAPGFMDDYLCGLSAATATLSAIFSRSITGEGQHIDISKQQALINLDRVEFDHYPNQGKIAHRVPTEVYEGGLSYIKCKDGYVVAVAMNDRQWESIVNMMGQPEWAKDERFASMESRIEHSEVLQTLMGEELLNFTKEEIYHGGQIGGGMVGMVCSIDEVVNSKQLSTRGFFVDIDHPEAGRLKYPSASYQFSKTPWRVRMAAPLLGEHNEEIYINRLGYSDDEFVKLRMGGVI, encoded by the coding sequence ATGTCAACAATGGCTTTAGATGGAGTAAAGGTATTGGAATTTGCTGGATTTATCTCTGGTCCCTATTGCTCCAAACTCATAGCTGATCTTGGCGCTGAAGTAATTAAGCTAGAGGATCCTAAAGGTGGAGACGATGCCAGGGGTAGGGGACCCTTTTTAGGTGATATGCCGCATAGAGAGAGAAGTGGGCTATTCCTGTATCTAAACACGAACAAAATGGGAATAACGATGGATATCAATACTAAAAGGGGTAGAGAGATATTTAAAGAGATGATAGTTGAGATGGATGTATTGATTGAGGACAATCCACCTTCAGTTATGAAAAAGCTTGAATTGTCATATCAACATCTAAAGGAGATCAATCCAAAATTAATCATGACATCCATTACCCCTTTTGGACAAACAGGGCCATATCGAGATTATAAGGCATACAATCTTAATTTATCACATGTTGCTGGCGGAGGATTTATGAATCCCCTTGGTTCATCAAATTATGATAGAGAACCGATAAAGGCCCCTGGGTTTATGGATGATTATTTATGTGGACTCAGCGCTGCAACAGCAACCCTAAGTGCAATATTTAGTCGATCAATTACAGGTGAGGGGCAACATATCGACATTTCGAAGCAACAGGCCTTAATTAATTTGGATAGGGTTGAATTCGATCATTATCCGAACCAGGGGAAGATCGCCCATCGGGTACCTACAGAGGTGTATGAAGGGGGATTAAGTTATATTAAGTGTAAGGATGGATATGTGGTAGCCGTAGCGATGAACGATCGCCAATGGGAATCGATCGTAAATATGATGGGTCAGCCGGAATGGGCTAAGGATGAGAGGTTTGCCTCAATGGAATCTCGCATTGAACACTCGGAAGTTCTTCAAACACTTATGGGTGAAGAATTATTGAATTTTACTAAGGAGGAGATATATCATGGTGGTCAGATCGGTGGGGGGATGGTTGGTATGGTATGCTCAATCGATGAGGTTGTCAATAGCAAGCAATTAAGTACGCGTGGATTTTTTGTAGATATAGATCACCCTGAAGCTGGGAGACTCAAATATCCATCCGCTTCATATCAATTTTCAAAAACTCCCTGGAGGGTTAGAATGGCAGCTCCCCTCCTCGGTGAACACAACGAAGAGATATATATTAATCGTTTGGGATATAGCGATGATGAATTTGTAAAATTAAGGATGGGAGGTGTCATATAA
- a CDS encoding (2Fe-2S) ferredoxin domain-containing protein: MPKLKIEDLKKIKEGVKGTLTLREGTQRVKITVHMGTCGIAAGARKIMDTLLKEIESRGITDVILTSSGCAGLCNQEPMVTVEIKGETPVKYSNLDEKKIKEIFDQHVINGKQVLDYVLARGSETTI, translated from the coding sequence ATGCCCAAGCTAAAAATTGAAGACCTTAAAAAGATTAAAGAGGGGGTAAAAGGAACCCTAACCCTAAGAGAGGGAACACAGCGAGTAAAGATAACAGTACATATGGGAACCTGTGGGATAGCCGCAGGGGCAAGAAAGATAATGGACACCCTTCTAAAGGAGATAGAGAGTCGTGGAATTACAGATGTAATATTGACTTCATCAGGTTGTGCCGGTTTATGTAATCAGGAGCCTATGGTAACGGTTGAGATAAAGGGTGAAACGCCAGTAAAATATAGCAATCTGGATGAAAAGAAGATTAAGGAAATATTTGACCAGCATGTAATTAATGGCAAACAGGTCTTAGATTATGTGTTAGCTCGAGGTAGTGAGACTACAATCTAA
- a CDS encoding NAD(P)H-dependent oxidoreductase subunit E: protein MTIKSAYEITSNFNNFLEVEELAKNKETVDNILSMYKNRPGALIPVLQQVQQTLKYLPPVVQDYIAHGLNIPSSDVFGVVSFYSFFSMTPRGENIIRVCLGTACYVKGAGQIVENLERGLNVKVEEGGTTEDRKFTLEVVRCIGACGLAPVVVVNEDTYGMVDPAKSMDILKSY, encoded by the coding sequence ATGACAATAAAGAGTGCTTATGAGATAACTAGTAATTTTAATAACTTCCTTGAAGTAGAAGAATTGGCCAAAAATAAAGAAACAGTTGATAACATATTATCTATGTATAAGAATAGACCGGGTGCCCTAATACCAGTTTTACAACAGGTACAACAGACATTAAAATATCTTCCACCTGTAGTGCAGGACTATATTGCACATGGTTTGAATATACCTTCAAGCGATGTCTTCGGTGTAGTCTCTTTCTATTCATTTTTTAGTATGACTCCTCGCGGTGAAAATATAATCAGAGTCTGTTTAGGAACAGCATGTTATGTAAAAGGCGCGGGGCAGATTGTTGAGAACCTTGAAAGAGGGCTTAACGTAAAGGTTGAAGAGGGAGGAACCACTGAAGACAGGAAGTTTACATTAGAGGTGGTTAGATGCATAGGGGCATGCGGATTGGCCCCGGTTGTTGTGGTTAATGAGGATACTTATGGAATGGTTGATCCTGCTAAGAGTATGGATATACTTAAATCCTATTAG
- a CDS encoding CoA transferase, producing the protein MEQPLQGIRIADFSQIWAGPYATMLLSQMGAEVIKIESDTRPDFARFQSITTQQFSFEKEKSTIFHDLNLNKYSITLNITVPKGVELAKRLVALSDIAIDNFRPGVMDKLGMGYDILKEVRPDLIYLASSTRGSEGPESRYAGFAVSFAALSGTAYLNGYLDDMPHPMVGRMDLISGATAAFAIMAALVHRQKSGEGQYIDLSSTESISVLLGDKIMDYTMNQRVASPMGNQDSIMAPHNCYRCKGEDKWVSIAICNDDEWKAFCDVVDHLDWTRDERFSDAYSRKQNEKELDQLISQWTMNHTHYEVMEMLQKSGVAATPSLSSKELYEDIHLKERNFSVEVEHPVVGRQSVIGAPWELAGIKREYSASPTFGQHTDYVFSERLGLSEDEISKLREEMVIF; encoded by the coding sequence ATGGAACAGCCATTACAGGGAATAAGAATAGCTGACTTTAGCCAAATTTGGGCAGGACCTTACGCTACTATGTTACTATCTCAAATGGGCGCTGAGGTAATAAAAATAGAGAGTGATACCCGGCCTGATTTTGCCAGATTTCAATCTATTACTACCCAACAATTTTCCTTTGAGAAGGAAAAATCGACAATATTTCATGATCTGAATTTAAATAAATATAGCATAACACTCAATATTACAGTTCCCAAGGGAGTTGAATTAGCCAAGAGGCTTGTTGCACTCAGCGATATCGCAATAGACAACTTTCGCCCGGGTGTGATGGATAAACTTGGAATGGGCTATGATATTTTGAAAGAGGTTAGACCGGACCTGATATATCTAGCATCCTCCACTAGGGGAAGCGAGGGGCCTGAGAGCCGATACGCAGGATTTGCTGTCAGCTTTGCAGCCCTAAGCGGCACAGCATATCTTAATGGTTATCTTGATGATATGCCACATCCAATGGTTGGACGAATGGACTTGATAAGCGGGGCTACTGCCGCATTTGCTATAATGGCAGCCCTTGTGCATAGGCAAAAAAGCGGGGAGGGGCAGTACATTGATCTATCCTCTACAGAATCTATTAGCGTCTTACTCGGTGATAAGATTATGGATTATACTATGAACCAGAGGGTTGCCTCGCCGATGGGGAATCAAGATAGCATCATGGCCCCACATAATTGTTATCGATGTAAAGGGGAGGATAAATGGGTTAGCATAGCAATTTGTAATGATGATGAATGGAAAGCATTCTGTGATGTAGTCGATCATCTGGATTGGACAAGGGATGAGAGATTCAGTGATGCATACTCCAGAAAGCAAAATGAGAAAGAATTGGATCAATTGATTAGCCAATGGACAATGAACCACACGCATTATGAAGTAATGGAGATGCTTCAGAAATCCGGTGTGGCAGCTACTCCTTCATTGAGCAGCAAGGAGTTATATGAAGATATTCATCTTAAGGAGAGGAATTTCTCCGTTGAGGTTGAACATCCTGTTGTTGGAAGGCAGAGCGTTATCGGGGCTCCATGGGAGTTGGCTGGAATTAAGAGAGAATACAGTGCATCACCAACATTCGGTCAACATACAGATTATGTATTCTCTGAGCGTCTCGGTTTATCAGAGGATGAGATATCCAAGTTGAGGGAGGAGATGGTCATCTTTTAG
- a CDS encoding FAD-dependent oxidoreductase, which yields MLIPTIFLISLGFVAAVGLSIASKVFYVWEDPKIEEVEDSLLGANCGGCGYAGCAAAAAAVVAGKAGPDICVAGGPDISLRVAEVMGVKVEIKEPEIASSSCRYSIEEADTKYSYYGVNDCRAAMLFAGGAKECPIGCLGLATCVRACPFGALSMGENGLPYVDQNKCRGCGVCVELCPKNIIKLTSTTNRMIGENRYDECTTPCQRTCPTGINIPAYIRQITLGNYREAIRIIKEKNPLPLIVGRICPAPCEFECRRNFVDEPVAINNLKRFVADYEMNNKERVHPYKAPETENRVAIVGGGAQGLTTAYYLACLGHQPTIYEATSKLGGIVRSVIAKTRLPDHIIDWEIDGILSAGVKAKTDMILGNDYTISSLLNDGYDAVVLSSGGLDSRKILRGNIDLEETIPGIYMLLDFLVSSSRGESLSIGKSVYIIGGGNSTLQAASICKKNGADSVTIIYPYTREDLLSREIDIEKAESEGIKFLFSTVVNSLTGEEDRLSQIGLRKSDGTTEKRDVDTIIVATGRLSDLVFVKEKIDEENKSTTNSKGWHTLETFKMFPDNKSDDIFNLSENAMINDNMAVVKAIGRGRKIARATHFYLNEKELTPQENMIKTDMEILDVEGIENVDAITREMMPKSEIGFQYGEITRMYEKTEINIGLTEEMAKKEANRCLDCGLICYKKSQ from the coding sequence ATGCTAATACCAACCATATTTCTTATAAGCCTTGGCTTTGTGGCTGCTGTTGGCCTCTCAATTGCCTCCAAGGTATTCTATGTATGGGAGGATCCTAAGATCGAAGAGGTTGAGGATTCGCTACTCGGAGCAAACTGCGGTGGTTGTGGCTATGCGGGTTGTGCAGCAGCAGCGGCAGCGGTTGTAGCAGGAAAGGCTGGACCAGATATATGCGTAGCAGGGGGACCTGACATTTCCCTACGAGTTGCAGAGGTTATGGGAGTAAAGGTAGAGATAAAAGAGCCAGAGATTGCTTCTTCCAGCTGTAGGTATAGTATCGAGGAGGCTGACACAAAGTACAGCTATTATGGAGTAAATGACTGTAGGGCTGCAATGCTATTCGCTGGTGGCGCTAAGGAATGCCCAATCGGATGTCTCGGTTTGGCAACATGCGTAAGAGCATGCCCCTTTGGTGCTCTCTCTATGGGCGAGAACGGATTACCCTATGTTGATCAAAATAAATGCAGAGGGTGCGGAGTATGCGTAGAGTTGTGTCCAAAGAATATTATTAAGCTAACCTCCACCACGAACAGGATGATAGGTGAGAATAGATATGATGAGTGCACTACCCCATGTCAGAGGACATGCCCAACTGGTATAAACATACCGGCTTATATTAGGCAGATCACTTTAGGAAACTATAGAGAGGCTATCAGAATAATTAAGGAAAAAAACCCTTTGCCATTGATAGTTGGTAGGATCTGTCCAGCACCTTGCGAGTTTGAATGTCGTCGTAACTTTGTAGACGAGCCAGTGGCAATTAACAACCTCAAAAGGTTTGTTGCTGACTATGAGATGAATAATAAAGAAAGAGTACATCCATATAAAGCTCCAGAAACTGAGAACAGAGTCGCAATTGTAGGTGGTGGGGCGCAGGGATTGACAACAGCTTATTATCTTGCTTGTCTTGGACATCAACCAACTATTTATGAAGCAACATCAAAACTTGGAGGTATTGTTAGAAGTGTAATTGCAAAAACAAGATTACCTGATCATATCATTGACTGGGAAATTGATGGAATATTGAGTGCAGGTGTTAAAGCGAAAACGGATATGATCTTAGGAAACGATTATACAATTTCATCCCTTCTAAATGATGGATATGATGCGGTTGTGCTTTCAAGTGGAGGATTAGACAGCCGTAAGATTCTCAGGGGCAACATTGATCTTGAAGAGACGATCCCGGGTATATACATGCTTTTGGACTTTTTAGTAAGCTCATCAAGGGGAGAAAGCCTATCAATAGGCAAGAGTGTATATATAATCGGCGGTGGCAATTCCACACTACAGGCAGCAAGTATATGTAAAAAAAATGGAGCTGACAGTGTCACAATAATATATCCCTATACACGAGAGGATCTATTGTCAAGGGAGATAGATATTGAGAAGGCTGAGAGTGAAGGCATTAAATTCCTATTCTCAACAGTTGTCAATTCCCTTACTGGTGAAGAGGACCGTCTCTCCCAGATTGGGTTGAGAAAGAGTGATGGAACTACCGAAAAAAGAGATGTAGACACAATTATAGTAGCTACAGGACGTTTGTCTGACTTGGTATTTGTCAAAGAAAAAATCGACGAAGAAAATAAATCAACAACCAATTCAAAAGGATGGCATACACTCGAGACCTTCAAGATGTTTCCTGATAATAAAAGTGATGATATATTCAATCTTAGCGAGAATGCTATGATAAATGATAACATGGCTGTGGTTAAAGCAATTGGCAGGGGAAGAAAGATTGCCAGAGCAACGCATTTTTATCTTAATGAAAAGGAATTAACACCTCAAGAAAATATGATAAAAACTGATATGGAAATATTGGATGTTGAAGGTATTGAAAACGTTGATGCCATAACAAGGGAGATGATGCCAAAGAGCGAAATCGGTTTTCAGTATGGAGAGATTACCAGAATGTATGAGAAGACTGAAATCAATATAGGTCTAACCGAAGAAATGGCAAAGAAAGAAGCAAACAGATGTCTCGATTGTGGATTAATATGCTATAAGAAATCACAATAA
- the fdhF gene encoding formate dehydrogenase subunit alpha, giving the protein MSSDNIIIINDREYIFEEGETILEVATRNGIFIPTLCHLEGTTPTGACRVCVVEVKGARNLVASCTMPASNNMIVHTDSPKVIEARRLIIALLMASGNHNCTARGNTEKDWTDYQLEVRDYDGFTDICDKYGTCKLQEYAYLYQVSDLNLGEIKPDYEMESVNPFIIRDFSRCIMCGRCVKACNEIQVNNAINYGYRGIAAKITTRGDDPLNNSDCVFCGECLQVCPVGALVEKDSRYVRPWELERVESICTYCGTGCSIDLFVKDGKVVKVSGTESGVVNRGSLCVKGRFGNSFIHSPDRLTKPLIREGDQLREATWSEALDLISSKLTEIKEKGGPDSITGLSSARCSNEDNYIMQKFFRAVIGTNNIDHCARLUHSSTVAGLATAFGSGAMTNSIDEIDKTDLILLTGTNTTENHPVISNRMKRAVNQRGAKLIVIDPREIEITRFADIYLQPKPGTDVAWINGLMHVIINEDLHDKNYIESRTEDFDKLKEIVKKYNPEHVEGITGIPKDSLIETARLFAKVKKASIYYAMGITQHISGTDNVKSLANLAMICGNVGIEGGGLNPLRGQNNVQGACDMGCLPNVYPGYQAVGDDAIAAKFSSEWGKQVSTKPGLPLTEIFNGIEEGRVKALYIMGENPLLSDADLDHVEKAIKDVEFLVVQDIFLSETASMADVVLPTSSFAEKDGTFTNTERRVQRVRKAIPSPGEAKDDWRIFVELSKRMGYEMNYNTSSDVFTEISKLTPSYGGIDYTRIESEGGIQWPCPTSSHPGTKFLHEAAFSRGKGLFHAIDYTPPAELPDDEYPLILSTGRVLQHYHTGTMTRRIEGLNELYPEGIAEINPVDAKKYDISDSDTIMVTSRRGSIKVTAKINHRSQNGVIFIPFHFAEAAANRLTNPALDPVAKIPEFKVCAVKVEK; this is encoded by the coding sequence ATGAGTTCAGATAATATTATAATAATCAATGATAGAGAATATATTTTTGAAGAGGGCGAGACAATTTTAGAAGTAGCTACACGAAATGGGATTTTTATCCCAACCCTATGTCATCTCGAGGGCACAACCCCCACCGGGGCATGTCGGGTATGTGTTGTAGAGGTAAAGGGAGCCCGTAATCTTGTAGCTTCATGTACAATGCCTGCTTCAAATAACATGATAGTGCATACTGATTCACCAAAAGTAATTGAGGCCCGTCGCTTAATTATTGCGCTTCTCATGGCGTCAGGAAACCATAACTGTACTGCACGTGGAAACACTGAGAAAGACTGGACTGATTATCAGCTTGAAGTGCGAGACTATGATGGATTCACTGACATATGTGATAAGTATGGAACCTGTAAACTACAGGAATATGCATATCTTTATCAGGTATCGGACCTTAATCTTGGTGAAATAAAGCCAGACTATGAGATGGAGTCAGTAAATCCATTTATTATACGAGATTTTTCACGATGTATTATGTGCGGACGTTGTGTTAAGGCATGTAATGAAATACAGGTGAATAATGCAATTAATTACGGATATCGTGGTATAGCTGCAAAAATTACAACTAGAGGCGATGATCCACTCAATAATTCAGATTGCGTATTCTGTGGTGAATGTTTACAAGTCTGTCCTGTAGGGGCTCTAGTTGAAAAGGATAGTCGATATGTAAGGCCATGGGAACTTGAACGTGTGGAGAGTATCTGCACATATTGCGGTACAGGATGCTCTATAGACCTCTTTGTAAAGGATGGAAAGGTTGTAAAGGTATCCGGAACTGAATCAGGAGTAGTAAACAGAGGCAGTCTTTGTGTAAAGGGTAGATTTGGCAACAGCTTTATCCATAGTCCTGACAGATTAACAAAACCGCTCATTCGAGAGGGTGATCAGCTTAGAGAAGCCACTTGGAGTGAAGCCCTTGACCTAATCAGTTCGAAACTCACTGAAATAAAAGAGAAGGGAGGACCTGATAGCATAACAGGACTTTCATCAGCTCGTTGTTCTAATGAAGATAATTATATAATGCAAAAATTCTTTAGAGCGGTGATCGGTACCAATAATATTGATCACTGCGCCCGTCTATGACACTCATCAACAGTGGCCGGTCTGGCCACAGCATTCGGAAGTGGCGCAATGACTAATTCAATCGATGAGATCGATAAAACAGATTTAATACTATTAACCGGCACAAACACCACTGAGAATCATCCAGTTATCTCAAACAGAATGAAAAGAGCTGTAAACCAGAGAGGTGCAAAACTCATTGTCATTGATCCCCGCGAGATAGAGATAACAAGATTTGCTGATATATATCTGCAACCCAAGCCAGGAACTGATGTCGCCTGGATCAATGGTCTGATGCATGTAATTATAAATGAAGATCTTCATGACAAAAACTATATAGAGAGTAGAACAGAAGATTTCGACAAATTAAAAGAGATTGTAAAAAAATATAATCCTGAACATGTTGAAGGCATTACTGGAATACCAAAGGATAGTCTAATAGAGACGGCAAGACTATTTGCAAAGGTGAAAAAAGCATCAATATATTATGCAATGGGCATAACACAACATATTTCAGGCACAGATAATGTTAAGTCTTTGGCAAATTTAGCTATGATATGTGGAAATGTTGGTATTGAGGGAGGTGGTCTCAATCCATTAAGGGGACAGAACAATGTTCAAGGTGCCTGTGACATGGGTTGTTTGCCAAATGTATATCCAGGTTATCAGGCAGTTGGCGATGATGCTATTGCGGCAAAGTTTAGCAGTGAATGGGGCAAACAAGTCTCTACAAAACCTGGATTACCCTTGACTGAAATCTTTAATGGAATAGAAGAAGGCAGGGTAAAGGCTCTATATATTATGGGAGAGAATCCTCTTCTTAGCGACGCTGACTTAGACCATGTAGAGAAGGCTATCAAGGATGTAGAATTTTTAGTTGTACAGGACATTTTTTTATCTGAGACAGCGAGTATGGCAGATGTGGTTCTTCCAACATCATCATTTGCTGAAAAGGATGGAACCTTTACAAACACTGAACGGAGGGTTCAAAGGGTCCGTAAGGCTATCCCCTCACCTGGAGAAGCTAAGGATGACTGGAGAATATTTGTTGAACTATCAAAAAGAATGGGGTACGAGATGAATTATAATACATCCAGTGATGTATTTACTGAGATATCTAAATTAACCCCAAGTTACGGCGGTATAGACTATACTCGTATTGAGAGTGAGGGTGGAATCCAATGGCCATGTCCCACATCTTCACACCCTGGCACAAAATTTTTACATGAGGCGGCTTTTTCAAGGGGTAAGGGTCTTTTTCATGCTATTGACTACACCCCTCCTGCAGAGTTGCCTGATGACGAATACCCACTAATACTCAGCACAGGTCGAGTACTTCAACATTATCATACTGGAACCATGACACGAAGGATTGAAGGTCTTAACGAATTATATCCTGAAGGGATTGCAGAGATAAATCCCGTTGATGCTAAAAAGTATGATATTAGTGATTCAGATACAATAATGGTAACCTCAAGAAGAGGATCAATCAAGGTTACTGCAAAAATAAATCACCGTTCTCAGAACGGAGTAATATTTATCCCCTTTCATTTTGCTGAAGCGGCAGCTAACAGATTGACGAATCCAGCGCTGGATCCAGTTGCCAAGATTCCAGAATTCAAGGTATGCGCTGTTAAAGTTGAAAAATAA